One Cohnella candidum genomic region harbors:
- the ccpA gene encoding catabolite control protein A, with translation MTVTIYDVAREAGVSMATVSRVVNNNPNVKPQTRKKVYEAIERLGYRPNAVARGLASKKTTTVGVVIPDIANAIFAEVARGIEDIANMYHYNIILSNADKRKDKEIRVVNTLLEKQVDGLLFMGGVVTDEHIQAFNTSSVPIVLCATTDEKGVMPSVDIDHEGAAFDAVEKLISEGHRNIAMISGTLQDPANGYARFQGYKRALEKAGIPYREDYVRVGNYRYESGIEATQYFLELSERPTAIFAATDEMAIGAIHSLQDAGLTVPDDVSVISVDNSRMASMVRPLLTSVAQPMYDIGAVSMRLLTKLMKKEAVENARVTLPHELITRRSVAAPKGR, from the coding sequence GTGACGGTAACCATTTATGACGTGGCTCGCGAAGCCGGGGTATCGATGGCCACGGTTTCCCGGGTCGTGAACAATAACCCGAACGTGAAGCCGCAGACGCGGAAGAAAGTATACGAAGCCATCGAACGGCTCGGTTACCGCCCGAACGCGGTGGCCCGGGGATTGGCAAGCAAGAAGACGACGACGGTCGGGGTCGTCATCCCGGACATCGCCAACGCGATTTTCGCCGAAGTGGCGCGCGGGATCGAAGACATCGCGAACATGTACCACTACAACATCATCCTGAGCAACGCGGACAAGCGCAAGGACAAGGAAATCCGCGTCGTGAACACGCTGCTGGAGAAACAAGTCGACGGCCTGCTGTTCATGGGCGGCGTCGTGACGGACGAGCACATTCAGGCGTTCAACACGTCGAGCGTGCCGATCGTGCTCTGCGCGACGACCGACGAGAAGGGCGTCATGCCTTCGGTCGACATCGATCACGAGGGCGCCGCGTTCGACGCGGTAGAGAAACTGATCTCCGAGGGCCACCGCAACATCGCGATGATCAGCGGAACGCTGCAGGATCCGGCGAACGGCTATGCCCGTTTCCAAGGCTACAAGCGCGCCCTGGAGAAGGCCGGCATCCCGTACCGCGAAGATTACGTGCGGGTAGGCAACTACCGCTATGAGTCCGGCATCGAGGCGACGCAGTACTTCCTGGAGCTGTCCGAGCGTCCGACGGCGATTTTCGCGGCGACCGACGAGATGGCGATCGGGGCGATCCACAGCCTGCAAGACGCCGGGCTGACGGTACCGGACGACGTCTCCGTCATCAGCGTGGACAACAGCCGCATGGCTTCCATGGTCCGTCCGCTGCTGACGTCGGTGGCGCAGCCGATGTACGACATCGGCGCCGTCTCCATGCGGCTTCTGACGAAGCTCATGAAGAAGGAAGCGGTCGAGAACGCGAGAGTCACGCTGCCGCACGAGCTGATTACGCGCCGTTCGGTCGCAGCGCCTAAGGGTCGCTAA
- a CDS encoding 5'-methylthioadenosine/adenosylhomocysteine nucleosidase, with amino-acid sequence MSYRTIGIIGAMQEEIDLLLRGMQDERVENHAGITYYVGSFHGRKAVLCKSGVGKVNAAVCTQVLIDKFGAEAVIFTGVAGALDPALNIGDIVVSRSSVQHDMDVTALGFPRGAIPYQEVSEFPSDERLTRLAEQAGERVFPGRCRVGKVLSGDQFIADRDTVRMLHEEMGGTCTEMEGAAVAQVCYMNAIPHVIIRSMSDKADGSAHVNFAEFTVEAANRSFAIVDEMVKNLEEA; translated from the coding sequence TTGTCTTATCGAACGATCGGCATTATCGGAGCCATGCAAGAGGAAATCGATTTGCTCCTGCGGGGGATGCAAGACGAGCGGGTGGAGAACCATGCCGGCATTACGTATTACGTCGGCAGCTTCCATGGCCGGAAAGCCGTGCTTTGCAAATCGGGAGTAGGTAAAGTGAACGCCGCGGTGTGCACGCAGGTGCTCATCGACAAGTTCGGCGCGGAGGCCGTCATTTTCACCGGCGTCGCCGGCGCGCTCGATCCGGCGTTGAATATCGGCGACATCGTCGTTTCGCGCAGCAGCGTACAGCACGATATGGACGTCACCGCGCTCGGCTTTCCCCGCGGCGCGATACCGTATCAGGAAGTGTCGGAATTCCCGTCGGACGAACGATTGACGCGGCTGGCCGAGCAAGCGGGAGAACGGGTTTTCCCGGGACGCTGCCGGGTCGGCAAGGTGCTGTCGGGCGACCAATTCATCGCCGACCGCGACACGGTCCGAATGCTGCACGAGGAAATGGGCGGCACCTGCACGGAGATGGAGGGAGCGGCGGTGGCGCAGGTTTGTTACATGAACGCCATTCCCCATGTCATCATCCGTTCGATGTCCGACAAGGCGGACGGCTCCGCCCACGTGAACTTCGCGGAATTCACCGTGGAAGCCGCGAACCGTTCGTTCGCGATCGTGGACGAGATGGTCAAGAACCTGGAAGAGGCATGA